In the Aquimarina spinulae genome, TTGGCAAAAACATATCGTGATGAGTTTATGGAAAAAATACATGAAGAGTTCCCTATGTACAATTGGAAAAAGAATAAAGGATACCCAACAGTAGAACATCGGGATGCCATTCGTAAATATGGAATTACCAAATATCACAGGAAAAGCTTTAGGTTATTACCAGAACAACTTACACTAGATCTTAAATAGTTATATCTTTGAGGCTGAAGAAAGAGAAAATTTTAAAATATATTAAATTATATTTCGATCATTATATTAGACTTTATATTTTGCAAACCGGGAAACTGAAAATTTTTATTTTGACAACCAAATTCAGGAATACAAAACGCATTGGCATAATGAAAAAGATAACTGCTGTTCTTTTAATTTTTATTGCTATTTCTTGCGAGGACACATCGAAAAAATCAAATTCTTTACTGGATCACATCCCAAGAGATACTCAAATTATTATAAAAATTAATGATCTTGAAGGTGCTGCCAGTAAATTAAGAGATAATAATTTTATCAAAAACAATAGCCAGGTTGCTTTTTTTGAATACTTCAAAAACTTGTCTATTCTGGATCAAACTCATCAGACAGAAAGCATATTATGTTTCTCTCCATTGGGAAAAAACGATTATGAATATACTTATATTTCAAAATTCGACCCTGCTGTAATCAATACCGATTCGCTAAATACAAAGCAAATTGAAACAATAAATTATTCTGAGAATACCATTTATAAGGTGACATCAAAGGGAGAGTCATTTTTTGCTACCCGACAGGATAGCCTGCTTATTGCCTCTTCTTCTCAATTATTGATCGAAAATGCTATACGAATGCAAGCCGCTCCAATTCCTATTGATAAAGATTTACAAAAAGTATATGAAGTGTCTGGTACCGAAAACACATTATCTGTACTGGTTAATGGAAAAAAATTACAAAACATTCACAATACATTACTGCCTAATACAGATCTCAAAAGCTTGCAAAATTTTAGCGGTTGGATATCAGCCGATGCTACTATAGGACAGGATGCAATGTATCTGGATGGTATTGCTATAGAAAAAGATTCACTATCCAGTACCATTGGGATTTTTGATAATACAATTGCCCAGGAAAATAAAATTTCAAAAGTGACACCTGTTACTGCAAGAGGTTTTATCTCTTATACTTACGATGACTTTGATGTATTGAAGAAAAATCTATCCGTAGCACAGGATAGAGAATTAGAAGATATCCCTGGAGACCTTGACGATATATTATCAGGTGTTTCTGAAATCGGTATGATTTTTCTCGAAAAAGAAAATATATTAGTTCTAAACTCTCTTAATCCCGAAACGGCTCAGGAAAGTCTGGCAGGAGATAAAGTAGACACCTATAGAAATACACCGATATACAATTATAAAGGCTCCTCTGCTTTTTCGCAAATCCTTACTCCTTTGGTTACCGATTTTGACGCCAAGTTTTATTTTGTTCGGGATGATTTTATCATTTTTGGATCTTCTACAAGAGCTCTTAAAGATATTATTGCTAATATCCTGAATCAAACATTACTCTATGATCAAGAGTATTACAAAGCAACTGTAAAAGATTTATCCGACGAATCTTCGATATTAATAGCAGGTACTATCAAAAACATAAAAGAATACATTTCTAAAAATGTTGAAGAAGAACATTCATCGCAATGGGAAGCACTTAAAAATAAAGGATATCAAATAGGAATTGTACAGGTTGTAAAAGAAAACGATTTTGCTCACGTGCATAGCATTTTACAAAAAAGCAGAGCTAAAGGTGCCGCTACATCTGTCACTCAAACCGCGTCAACTACTCTGGAAAATAAGGTATTAACCAGGCCTGTTCTTGTTAAAAACCACAGAACCAAAGGTATGGATGTTGCAGTACAGGATATCGAAAACAATGTATATCTAATTTCTGATAAAGGTGCTATTTTCTGGAAAAAACAAGTCGATGGTGAAATACTAGGCGATATTCAACAAATCGATATCTACAAAAATGGCAGATACCAACTATTATTTAATACTGCCAATACCTTATATCTGGTTGATCGCGATGGAAAAGATGTAAAACCGTATCCTAAGACATTTGAAAAACCAATTACACAACCTCTTGCGTTATTTGATTATGACAAAAGCAAACGTTATCGTATTGTTATTACCCAGGGCAATGAAATAAAAATGTTTGATGCAGAGGCAAAAGCTGTAACCGGTTTTAGGTTTAAAAACACAGAAACAGATCTTATTTTACCGCCAAAACATATTAGAATCGGAACCAAAGATTATATTTTACTTTCTGAAAAAAATGGAACATTAACTATCCTAGATCGAATAGGTAAACCGCGAATTAATGTAAAAGAAAAAGTTGATTTTTCTAAAAATGAATGGTACCAATACCTGAACAAATTTACATCTACTACTAAAAGTGGAAAATTAATTCAAGTACAAAACGATGGTAATGCTGTAGAGCAAAATCTAAGTTTGCATGAGGATAATAGAATGGTAGCTACCAATAAAACCCTGGTTACTTTTTCTGAAAATAAGCTTACTATAAAAGGTAAAACCCTTGAACTTGATTTTGGAGTGTATACAGAGCCTAAACTTTATTTTATCAATAATAAGATTTATGTTACCATTACAGATATACAAGCCAAAAAAGTATACTTATACGATAGCAATGCAGAGCTATTTCCTAATTTTCCGGTATATGGTAATTCTGTATTAAGTTTAGGGAATATGGATAAGGATCCTAATCTCGAATTTGTAGTTCAGGGAGAAGAAAATGGGGTACTTATCTACCAAATAAATTAATCTATTGTTAAAAAACATCGATAAAAGAAAACTTGAAATTTAAATTTCATGTTTTCTTTTATCAGAACTCAATTCACACATAACTCCGTACTACAGAGCATTTCCTTGCTTTTCACCTTACTACTTTAAGGAAATACATTCATACATATTATTTAACATTAATTTAAGATTTTGAGTCGGTTATTATTATTTTATGTTAAATGTTATTTTACAAGTACTAAATTTCATGTTTAAGAGTTGTACAGCCAATGACATAGATTTACTAACACAAACCAAACTCAATTATGAAAACAAGTATTTTTAACAAAATACTGGTGCTCACGTTCTTACTCGTGAGTATTAGTGTTAATGCACAACTATGGAGTCCCGTATCTCCTGCAAAAGCACAAGCCAAATCCAAAGAACTTAGAAAAACAACTCCAACGCAGTATCAACTATTTAACTTAAACACTACAGCGTTAAGATCTATCTTGCAACGTACACCATCAAGAGTACAGCAAAAAAGTTCTGGTGTTGTAATCCAACTCCCTACTGCAAAAGGAGTATTACAAAAATTTAGAGTTCTTGAAGCTTCTGTTCTTGAAGAAGGGCTCGCAAAACGATTTCCAAGTATCCAATCTTTTGTTGGATACGGGATTGATGATCCTACATCTATTGCCAGGTTTAGTTTCTCTAATGTTGGTTTACACGCCATGATAACTTCTGGAAATCATTCGACCATTTACATTGATCCTTATACAAAAGACAAAACGAGTTATATCTGTTATGCTAAAGCAGATCTACCTGCTGATCCTAATAGTTTTGAGTGTCTGGTTGAAGAAAACGTTAAATCAAACTTTTCTAATCAACAATTCAATGCTTTAAAAAATGCCAATGATGGCAAACTAAGAACTTTTAGGTTAGCTATCGCATGTACCGGAGAATATTCTCAATTTCATATCAACAATCAGGGAATTAGCTCTAGTGCCTCTGATCAGGTAAAAAAAGAAGCTGTACTTTCTGCTGTAAATACTACTATGACTCGAGTAAATGGTATTTTTGAAAGAGACCTTGCTCTTACCATGGTACTGGTAAATAATAATACAGATATCATTTTTCTAGACGCTAATACCGATAACTTAAGTAATAGTAATGCCAATGCATTAATTAATGAAAGTCAGACTGTTTGTGACAATGCTATTGGTTTTAACAATTATGACATCGGACATGCATTTAGCACCGGAGGAGGAGGATTGGCACAACTTAGATCTCCTTGTACAAATTCTAAGGCACGAGGAATCACAGGAAGTGGTCGTCCTATCGGAGATGCGTATGATGTAGATTATGTTGCTCATGAAATGGGACACCAATACGGTGGAAATCATACTCAAAACAATAGCTGTCAGAGATCTAATGCATCTGTAGAGCCAGGAAGTGCTTCTACGATTATGGGATATGCTGGTATTTGTTCTCCAAACGTACAAAACAATAGTGATGCTTATTTTCATGCAATTAGCATCCAGGAAATGTGGCAGAATATTTCGCAGGGAAACAGTACATGTGGTACCCAAAGCAATACTGGTAATGCTGCCCCTACTGCTAATGCCGGACAGGATTATACGATTCCTGCCTCAACACCATTTGTATTAAAAGGTAATGGATCTGATACTAATTCGGGAAACAATCTTACGTATTGCTGGGAGCAAATGGACGCGCAACCTGCAACTATGCCACCTGTTGCCACTTCGACCAACGGACCTGCTTTTAGATCTTTGACTCCAGCTGCTTCGCCTGATAGATATATGCCAGCATTACCAACAGTGATTTCGGGGCAAACCTCTTCTACCTGGGAAGTTGTTCCTTCTGTAAGCAGAACAATGAATTTTAGACTTACCGTAAGAGATAATGCATCTGGTGGAGCAAGTACTGCCAGTGACGATACAAAAATAACCGTTGCAGGTGCAGCTGGGCCTTTTGTTGTTAATGCACCCAATACCAATGTTAACTGGGCTTCGGGATCAACACAAACCGTTACCTGGGATGTTGCAGGAACAACTGGTAATGGTATTAATGCTGCCAACGTAGATATTTTACTATCTACCGATGGAGGAAATACGTATACAACGACAATTGCTTCTGCAGTACCTAATGATGGTTCTCATAGCATCACTGTACCAAATGCGGTAGGAACACAGAACAGAATAATGGTTAGAGGATCAGGACATATTTTCTACGATATTTCTAATGCCAATTTTGAAATCTCTGGAGGAAGTGGTGGAGATACACAAGCCCCTACAACTCCTAATGGTTTAGCTGCTTCAAATATCACACAAACCACTGTTGATCTTAACTGGAACGCGGCTACAGATAATGTAGGAGTTACAGGATATGATATCTATCAAGGAAATACTGTAGTCACAACAGTAACTTCTACTTCATATCAGGTTACCGGATTATCAGCTAATACATCATATAGTTTTAGAGTAAAAGCAAAGGATGCAGCAGGTAATGAATCTAATTTCAGTAACACTGCTAATGCCACTACGCTTTCTCAACCAGATACTCAGGCGCCAACGGCTCCTGCTAATTTAGCAGCTTCTAATATTACAAAGACCACAGTTGATCTTTCCTGGGATGCTTCTACCGATAATGTAGGGGTTAGTGGATATGATGTTTATCGAGGTACTACAGTGATTTCTACAGTTACTACTACTTCTTATCAGGTTACTGGATTATCACCAGATACTGCTTATAGCTTCAGCGTAAAAGCAAAAGATGCTTCTGGTAACGAATCTAATGCCAGTAATACTGTAAATATTACGACACTTCCAGATACAGGAGGTTCGTCTTGTACCGGAGAGATTTCATCATTTCCATATACTGAAGGATTTGAAAATACTCTTGGAGCGTGGAAACAGGCAACCGGAGATGATTTTGACTGGGCTGTAGATGCTAACGGAACTCCATCCAGAAACACTGGGCCTTCTAGTGCTTCACAAGGAACTTATTATGTGTATATGGAATCGTCTACGCCTAATTATCCTACCAAAAGAGCAATTCTTAACTCTCCTTGTTTTGATTTAACCGCCCAGACAAAAGCTAATTTCTCATTTAAGTATCACATGTATGGTGCTTCAACTATGGGTAGTTTAGCATTAGAAGCCAGTAATGATAATGGTGCTACATGGACCTCGGTTTGGTCTAAATCAGGAAATCAAGGAAATTCATGGCAATCGGCAAATGTAGATTTAAATACATACTTAGGTTCTACAGTACAATTACGTTTTAATGGGGTTACAGGCAACACCTGGCAAGGTGATATAGCTATAGATGATGTAAGTCTAAGTGAAGGAGGATCACAAACTACCTGTACTGATGTGGTATTAACTCTTAATTTTGATAATTACCCACAAGAGACAAGCTGGCAAATTACCGATAGCAATAACCAGGTCGTTGCATCGGGAGGAACTTATGACTCTCAACCTGATGGATCAACATTAACAATTACAGAGTGTTTAGAACCAGGAACCTATACTTTTACACTTAATGACACGTATGGTGATGGTATCTGCTGTGCCTATGGTAATGGATCCTATACGCTTACTTCGGAAGGAACTACAATAGCCTCTGGAGGATCTTTTGGATCTTCTGAAGCTACAACATTTACAATCGGTAGCCCTTCTGCAAGATCATTAGTAACCGTAGAGGGCACAACAACTACCAAACAAGTAGAAGTATCTGCATTCCCTAATCCTGTAGGAAAAGATCGTTTACTACATGTAATCGTTTCTAAAAAAGATACTTCATATGAGATTGTAAGTATTCTTGGGAAAATCGTAATGAAAGGTAAGCTAGTTCAAAAAACAATCAATACCAGTGCATTACCATCTGGATTATATATCCTGAAACTTAACCCGGGAGGCGAAGGTAAATACAAATCTTTTCAATTTGTACAAGAGTAAATATTCGATTATAGTTAATTATGGTAAGCGATGCATTGAGAAATGCATCGCTTACTTTTTTAAGTTAAACCCGAATTAAAGTCTTATTTTTTCTTTAATGTTGAAGGTTTTATGAGAAACCTCAGGTATGCTAAGCGATATATCAATATTAATTTCGTCTTTTGATTTTTGAAGCGTTAAACTCCCATCTTTTACCTTATAATATCCTGCCTCTCCTCTACAAAAACAATGTTTTCCGAAAAGTAAATCTACTTGTTTTAATGCCTCACCTTTTAAACGTAAAGTCTCTGCATCTTTATTGATTTCAAAATGTATTGTTTCAGAATAATCCCCATCTGCAGTACCTTCTGGCCCTTTGATTAAAAATTTAAATTCGACAACTATCCCCTCTCCTTTTTCGATAACAGGATAATATCTACCTGTAGTATCTTTTTTTAACACCAGCGAAGATTTTTTATGAAGTTTGATAGTACAGTTCCCCCCCTCGGGGCAATACTCTTTATTATTATGAGGTATAGAAACTACTGCTATTTCTTTTGAAGAATCTACTGTGTTTTGAGTTTTGCATGCCCATACCAGCATAAGAGCACTAAGAAAAGTATATACCTTCATCTGTTTATCATTTTTAATCTTTTTTTTGTTTAAAAGGTCAGATTGTTATTATGAAGGGATTTACACTTTTTTCAGTGGCTATAAAATGCTATTTTTTACTCCTATTTTCACTTCAATCAAAAAAAATAAATCACCTTTACATATAAAACCCGGGATTAACTTTTTTAGTATGAAATGAACCATAATAATGTAGTTAATATCAACCAAAATTAATATTAGCGAATTCCTATCCGACCGATACTACAAATAAAATAAACAGATAAAACACCGAAGATTAAATTTCGGCTTTTTGTGGTATAAATTCTGCTTCAAAAAGAGTTGTGAAATGTTTTAGCAACTTTGCTTTAACCTCATCTACGTCTACACGATCTACTTCTAATTCGACATGCAATGATGTAACGGTTTTGTCTTTAATTCCACAAGGAATAATATGATCAAAATATCCCAGGTTAGCATTAATATTTAAAGCAAAGCCATGCATTGTAACCCAGCGACTGGCCCGAACTCCCATAGCACAGATTTTACGGGCAAACGGAGTGCCCACATCAATCCACACTCCAGTCTCACCTTCACTTCTTGTGGCATTAATATCATATTCTGCCAAAGTAAGAATTACCATTTCTTCTAAAAAACGAAGATACTTATGGATATCGGTAAAGAAATTATCAAGATCAAGAATTGGATATCCTACAATCTGCCCGGGGCCATGATAAGTAATATCTCCTCCTCTATTAATTTTATAAAATGTGGCTTCTTTTTCTTCTAATTGCTCTTCTGATAATAACAAATTGCTGATATCACCACTTTTACCTAATGTATATACATGTGGGTGTTCTACAAAAAGAAAATGATTTGGTGTACTAAGCCCTGCATCTTCTCTTCGATTTTTTATTTTTATATCTAAAATTTCTTTAAAAAGAGTTTCCTGATACTCCCAGGTTTCTTTATAATCTTTACGGCCAATATCCTGGAGTTGAATTTTTTTATTCATAGTTCACAAAGATACGTCTTAAAAAAAGTGAAATGATATTTTTTTTAATTTTCAAGCTCTACTTCGACATCTAATATCTTAGGGTTTTCCATAAAGTCGATAAACCCGACTTCGAGTATAAAACTCTTCATGTCTAAGCTAAATGTGGCTTTATCAGATGACATTTTTACTATTTTTCTCGGAAAAGTATACTTCAATTTATATTTAGAGCTTGCTAAAAACATTTTGGCTTTTTCTAAGCTATCCATGCTTTTTTTAACCTTTTCTTCGTCAATAATCTCTGTAATCCTACTAAACTTATTGTTTTTAAAACTATATCTTACTTTGGTCCCTCCTTCTTCCGATGTTAATGTTTCGAGAGGATCAAACGTACTCCCACTTCCCGGAGTCTTATTATTCTTGCCTTCGATAACCATAGCAGTTTTAAAATCACTAAATATATCACCTAACTCAGAAACGTCTTTAAAGCCTTTGTACATATCCATATTCATTTCTTTAGCTTCAGAGTTGACCACGATATGCATTTCAAAGTCTTTTAGCCTTTGTAATCGTTCCTGCATTTCTTTTGACAATTTTGAAATACTATCTTTATGCTTTTCTAAAAAGTCGTTAAAAACCAGCAGCGAATCTATTTTTTCTTTCTTTTCTGCAACCTGCCCTTCTCCCATCTTCATAAGCTCTGATCCATCAAAGTTTATGGTAATTTTTCCTGTTCCATCTTCATTCAGATTCAAATGCTCTGAAAATTGACATCCTACCAAAAGTAAAGATGATACTATAGTTAACACACAAAGACTAAATCTTTTCATATATTTTATTATTTATTCGAACTAGAGTACCTATTCTAACAGATCTATTTTCATTAAGATTATGGATAGTACCCAGCTAGCTTTTCCTTACACTTTTGATCTGTGGTGTAAAAGTAAATTAAATATTATAAAGTATTCAAAATAATGAGTCCTGAGTTAGGAATAAGTAATCATTAGCATAAAAGCCGCATTTATTATTTTTGATGTAGGAAGTATTGATATTAGGTTCAATCTTACGGAATTTACAGGTATTACCATATCTTATTTATTCACATCTTGTACTACCCACTCAAGCTCTTTATCTACTCCTTTTTTTGTTTCGATATAAACATCTGGTTTAATCCCAAAACCATCGGGTTCTACGGTATGAGGCGCGTTTATTTTCATCAACCCTACTCTCATATTTACTTTAGAATTGGGAAGCTCTACATAGGCAAAAAAGCCTGCAATGGTCCCGTTATATGCCCCACCAGTTTCTTCTCCTACAAAAGTAGCACGTTTGGTCGCTTTTAGATGAGTAGATAAAATACTACTTGCAGAAAAGCTTTCCCCATCTATTAAAACATAAAGTTTACCGGTATACGAATT is a window encoding:
- a CDS encoding reprolysin-like metallopeptidase, producing MKTSIFNKILVLTFLLVSISVNAQLWSPVSPAKAQAKSKELRKTTPTQYQLFNLNTTALRSILQRTPSRVQQKSSGVVIQLPTAKGVLQKFRVLEASVLEEGLAKRFPSIQSFVGYGIDDPTSIARFSFSNVGLHAMITSGNHSTIYIDPYTKDKTSYICYAKADLPADPNSFECLVEENVKSNFSNQQFNALKNANDGKLRTFRLAIACTGEYSQFHINNQGISSSASDQVKKEAVLSAVNTTMTRVNGIFERDLALTMVLVNNNTDIIFLDANTDNLSNSNANALINESQTVCDNAIGFNNYDIGHAFSTGGGGLAQLRSPCTNSKARGITGSGRPIGDAYDVDYVAHEMGHQYGGNHTQNNSCQRSNASVEPGSASTIMGYAGICSPNVQNNSDAYFHAISIQEMWQNISQGNSTCGTQSNTGNAAPTANAGQDYTIPASTPFVLKGNGSDTNSGNNLTYCWEQMDAQPATMPPVATSTNGPAFRSLTPAASPDRYMPALPTVISGQTSSTWEVVPSVSRTMNFRLTVRDNASGGASTASDDTKITVAGAAGPFVVNAPNTNVNWASGSTQTVTWDVAGTTGNGINAANVDILLSTDGGNTYTTTIASAVPNDGSHSITVPNAVGTQNRIMVRGSGHIFYDISNANFEISGGSGGDTQAPTTPNGLAASNITQTTVDLNWNAATDNVGVTGYDIYQGNTVVTTVTSTSYQVTGLSANTSYSFRVKAKDAAGNESNFSNTANATTLSQPDTQAPTAPANLAASNITKTTVDLSWDASTDNVGVSGYDVYRGTTVISTVTTTSYQVTGLSPDTAYSFSVKAKDASGNESNASNTVNITTLPDTGGSSCTGEISSFPYTEGFENTLGAWKQATGDDFDWAVDANGTPSRNTGPSSASQGTYYVYMESSTPNYPTKRAILNSPCFDLTAQTKANFSFKYHMYGASTMGSLALEASNDNGATWTSVWSKSGNQGNSWQSANVDLNTYLGSTVQLRFNGVTGNTWQGDIAIDDVSLSEGGSQTTCTDVVLTLNFDNYPQETSWQITDSNNQVVASGGTYDSQPDGSTLTITECLEPGTYTFTLNDTYGDGICCAYGNGSYTLTSEGTTIASGGSFGSSEATTFTIGSPSARSLVTVEGTTTTKQVEVSAFPNPVGKDRLLHVIVSKKDTSYEIVSILGKIVMKGKLVQKTINTSALPSGLYILKLNPGGEGKYKSFQFVQE
- the lipB gene encoding lipoyl(octanoyl) transferase LipB encodes the protein MNKKIQLQDIGRKDYKETWEYQETLFKEILDIKIKNRREDAGLSTPNHFLFVEHPHVYTLGKSGDISNLLLSEEQLEEKEATFYKINRGGDITYHGPGQIVGYPILDLDNFFTDIHKYLRFLEEMVILTLAEYDINATRSEGETGVWIDVGTPFARKICAMGVRASRWVTMHGFALNINANLGYFDHIIPCGIKDKTVTSLHVELEVDRVDVDEVKAKLLKHFTTLFEAEFIPQKAEI